Proteins from a single region of Paenibacillus sp.:
- a CDS encoding chemotaxis protein CheW: MEAAATREQYVEMGVGNAKYALNIRDIHEIIKMQTVTEIPNSKPYVKGVINLRGKIVPIVSLRYLFHLPEEESTKASRIVVVNHREDTVGVIVDQVNKVITFSEIQPPPDRVGTLNGAFFAGIGFTPAGLVGILKLDQLLVR, from the coding sequence ATGGAAGCGGCCGCAACCCGGGAGCAATATGTCGAAATGGGCGTCGGGAACGCCAAATACGCATTAAATATTCGCGACATTCACGAGATCATCAAGATGCAGACGGTGACGGAAATCCCCAACTCCAAGCCGTACGTGAAAGGCGTTATAAATTTAAGGGGGAAAATCGTCCCCATCGTCAGCTTGCGATACTTGTTTCATCTGCCGGAGGAGGAAAGCACCAAGGCGTCCCGCATCGTCGTCGTCAATCACCGGGAGGACACCGTCGGCGTTATCGTCGATCAGGTGAACAAGGTCATCACGTTCTCGGAAATTCAGCCGCCTCCGGACAGGGTCGGAACGTTGAACGGGGCTTTCTTTGCGGGCATCGGGTTTACGCCGGCGGGCTTGGTCGGCATTCTGAAGCTGGACCAGCTGTTGGTTCGCTGA
- a CDS encoding methyl-accepting chemotaxis protein, whose protein sequence is MPRWVLNLNASAKLTASFGIVAVLLVFVGVYGLLNLNHFNNMISDTYEDTAAVDHMSQAQLSFLRTRLYIRDMELIADSRSEKEALAQEAEKEIAVLEERMSAYRGANITDEEKELLATFDERWGEYKERYAQLVDTNLSGDAERFASELETFDAFASGVRGIMTSIIETNVHYAEEANRESNEIYASTRTTMIVVIAIALAVSAVLGYGIAQLIARPLRLVVEAVGKVAGGDLRVELAIDTKDEIGRLAAAVNEMSSNLQKLVWQVAGAAHNVAAAAQQISAGTEEVASSSSDQANSVQTMNELLQELGAAVHAVAKRAEEAAELANETEAAAKQGGEIVTRSVEGMNRVNEQVLLLVNDSNTIGDIIEVIDDIAEQTNLLALNAAIEAARAGEQGRGFAVVADEVRKLAERSGEATKQISAIIKGMQSNTQKSFEAVSEGVVLTEQTGDAFRSILRMVNDSSQKVVEIAAASEEQAAQSAEVLTAVGTVAAASEQAAAAAEETASSSQSLAQLAEELNSLVAAFKVD, encoded by the coding sequence ATGCCAAGATGGGTGCTGAATTTGAACGCTTCGGCGAAGCTGACCGCCTCTTTCGGGATCGTGGCCGTTCTTCTGGTGTTCGTAGGCGTTTACGGGTTGCTGAATTTAAACCATTTCAACAACATGATTAGCGACACGTACGAAGACACGGCGGCGGTCGATCATATGTCGCAAGCGCAGCTGTCCTTCCTACGGACGAGGCTGTACATAAGAGACATGGAGCTGATCGCCGATTCTCGGTCGGAGAAGGAGGCGCTCGCGCAAGAGGCCGAGAAGGAGATCGCGGTTCTTGAGGAGCGGATGAGCGCCTACCGCGGCGCGAACATCACGGACGAGGAGAAGGAGCTGCTGGCAACGTTCGACGAGCGGTGGGGCGAATACAAGGAGCGGTACGCGCAGCTTGTCGACACGAACCTCTCCGGCGACGCCGAACGATTCGCGTCCGAATTGGAAACGTTCGACGCATTCGCGAGCGGAGTTCGCGGGATTATGACTTCCATTATCGAAACGAACGTGCACTACGCCGAAGAGGCGAACCGGGAGTCGAACGAAATCTATGCGTCGACGCGAACGACGATGATCGTCGTCATCGCGATCGCCTTGGCGGTCAGCGCCGTTCTCGGCTACGGCATCGCGCAGCTGATCGCCCGCCCGCTGCGGCTCGTCGTCGAGGCGGTCGGCAAGGTGGCCGGCGGCGACTTGCGAGTCGAGCTGGCGATCGATACGAAGGACGAAATCGGCCGCCTCGCGGCCGCCGTGAACGAGATGAGCTCGAACCTCCAAAAGCTGGTCTGGCAGGTGGCGGGGGCGGCGCACAACGTCGCCGCGGCGGCGCAGCAAATTTCCGCCGGCACGGAAGAGGTCGCGAGCTCCAGCAGCGATCAAGCGAATTCCGTGCAAACGATGAACGAGCTGCTGCAGGAGCTGGGCGCCGCCGTGCACGCGGTGGCGAAGCGCGCCGAAGAAGCCGCCGAGCTGGCGAACGAAACCGAAGCGGCGGCGAAGCAGGGCGGCGAAATCGTGACGCGTTCCGTCGAAGGCATGAACCGCGTGAACGAACAAGTGCTGCTGCTCGTGAACGACTCCAATACGATCGGCGACATCATCGAAGTGATCGACGACATCGCCGAGCAGACGAATTTGCTCGCGCTGAACGCGGCGATCGAAGCGGCGCGGGCGGGCGAGCAAGGGCGAGGCTTCGCCGTCGTCGCGGACGAGGTTCGCAAGCTCGCCGAGCGAAGCGGCGAAGCGACGAAGCAAATTTCCGCGATCATCAAAGGGATGCAGAGCAACACGCAAAAGAGCTTCGAAGCCGTCTCGGAGGGCGTCGTCCTTACGGAACAGACCGGCGACGCGTTCCGGAGCATCCTGCGCATGGTCAACGACTCTTCGCAGAAGGTCGTCGAAATCGCCGCCGCGAGCGAGGAACAGGCCGCTCAGTCGGCCGAGGTGCTGACGGCGGTCGGGACCGTCGCCGCCGCCAGCGAACAAGCGGCCGCGGCCGCCGAAGAGACCGCTTCTTCTTCGCAGTCGCTCGCGCAGCTCGCGGAAGAGCTCAATTCGCTGGTCGCGGCCTTCAAGGTCGACTGA
- a CDS encoding cold-shock protein has translation MYNSRKKPAEEVPYADTAIWSCTNDGCNGWMRDEYSFDEVPTCSQCQSPMERSMKSLPVLADTGFGYKKMTKPAPKAKE, from the coding sequence ATGTATAATTCTAGGAAGAAGCCGGCCGAGGAAGTTCCCTACGCGGACACGGCAATCTGGTCTTGCACGAACGACGGCTGCAACGGATGGATGCGGGACGAATATTCGTTCGACGAAGTGCCGACATGCTCCCAATGCCAGTCTCCGATGGAGCGCAGCATGAAAAGTCTCCCGGTGTTGGCCGATACGGGATTCGGGTACAAGAAAATGACGAAGCCCGCACCCAAAGCGAAAGAGTAA
- a CDS encoding SpoIID/LytB domain-containing protein — protein MIDIRSAYRIAALAAVILAVGVASLAVRHDSEVRRYRPYSAAANISVKLINYLGNVAELQLNVVGSCTVNGMAAPANASYRLRAENGEIAVYEGAARVMAAPSVTFAPTVYGTSNYVVLNQRPYLGTVVCRAEGGFVRPVNTLPLEDYLKGVVPYEMPDFWPLEALKVQAVAARTYAAARSRSVIDDSINYQVYAGYRWQPNATRAVNETRGRLLMYRDALAETLYSASNGGLTESNANVWGGDPLPYLPIQSDPYDPVLPWSFRIRKTQIDLTGRDLSNPDAWWAEAKEADPTIAANLKTWLVRNGYASGDVKIVSVPELSVSDVRTSGGRAIRGSIAVTFVMKGSRDETGALRLHEVRFQDATAQRIRAMIGASLIRSYLIDPVASDDTAFTMSGRGFGHAVGMSQEGTRRMAEAGFGFEEILSFYYPGTALTAAQEAPPPENISPQEPEAPPEEPPAPEPAVEERPLRDITLTIGSRRALVDGTAVSMLEAPYIEGGRTMLPLRFIGEHLGARVDWDGEARTIAISEEGLSIVLRPDNTAVAVNGETRRIDVPPRIVRGVTFVPIRFVTEQLNGTADWNDAARTVRVRRRLAP, from the coding sequence GTGATCGACATCAGAAGCGCATACCGTATTGCGGCGCTGGCGGCCGTCATTCTCGCCGTCGGCGTCGCCTCCTTGGCCGTCCGCCACGATTCGGAGGTGCGCCGGTACCGCCCCTACTCGGCCGCGGCGAACATTTCCGTCAAGCTGATCAATTATTTGGGGAACGTCGCGGAGCTGCAGTTGAACGTCGTCGGTTCGTGTACGGTGAACGGCATGGCGGCGCCGGCGAATGCGTCGTACCGCCTGCGCGCGGAGAACGGGGAGATCGCCGTGTACGAAGGCGCGGCGCGCGTTATGGCGGCGCCGTCGGTGACGTTCGCGCCGACCGTATACGGCACAAGCAATTACGTCGTCCTGAATCAGCGCCCCTATCTCGGCACCGTCGTATGCAGAGCGGAGGGCGGCTTCGTCCGGCCGGTCAATACGCTGCCGCTTGAGGACTACCTGAAGGGGGTCGTTCCGTACGAAATGCCGGACTTCTGGCCCCTGGAAGCTCTCAAGGTGCAGGCGGTCGCGGCGCGGACGTATGCCGCGGCCCGCAGCCGATCGGTCATCGACGATTCGATCAATTACCAAGTGTACGCAGGGTATCGCTGGCAGCCGAACGCGACGCGGGCGGTGAACGAAACGCGGGGGCGCCTGCTGATGTACCGCGACGCCCTAGCCGAGACGCTGTATTCGGCCAGCAACGGCGGCCTGACGGAATCGAACGCGAACGTCTGGGGCGGCGATCCGCTTCCGTACTTGCCGATCCAGTCGGATCCGTACGACCCCGTGCTGCCGTGGAGCTTCCGCATACGGAAGACGCAGATCGATTTGACGGGTCGAGACTTGTCCAATCCGGACGCCTGGTGGGCGGAGGCGAAGGAGGCCGATCCGACGATCGCCGCCAATCTTAAAACATGGCTCGTCCGCAACGGCTACGCGAGCGGAGACGTGAAGATCGTGTCCGTGCCGGAGCTGTCGGTCTCGGACGTTCGCACGTCGGGCGGGCGCGCCATCCGGGGGAGCATCGCCGTCACGTTCGTCATGAAAGGGAGCAGGGACGAAACCGGGGCTCTTCGGCTGCACGAGGTCCGGTTCCAAGATGCGACCGCGCAGCGCATCCGGGCGATGATCGGCGCGAGCCTGATTCGCAGCTACTTGATCGACCCGGTCGCTTCGGACGATACGGCCTTCACGATGTCGGGCCGCGGCTTCGGCCACGCCGTCGGAATGAGCCAAGAAGGGACGAGGCGAATGGCGGAGGCGGGCTTCGGTTTCGAAGAAATATTAAGCTTCTACTACCCAGGCACGGCGCTGACGGCGGCGCAGGAGGCGCCGCCGCCGGAAAATATTAGCCCTCAGGAGCCCGAGGCGCCCCCGGAGGAACCGCCCGCGCCCGAGCCTGCCGTCGAGGAGCGGCCGCTGAGAGATATTACGCTGACGATCGGCAGCAGAAGGGCGCTCGTCGACGGTACGGCCGTCTCGATGCTGGAGGCGCCGTATATCGAAGGCGGCCGCACGATGCTGCCCCTCAGGTTCATCGGGGAGCATCTGGGCGCGCGGGTCGATTGGGACGGCGAGGCGCGGACGATCGCGATTTCGGAAGAAGGGCTCTCCATCGTGCTCAGACCGGACAACACGGCCGTCGCGGTGAACGGGGAGACCCGACGGATCGACGTTCCGCCCCGCATCGTCCGCGGCGTCACGTTCGTGCCGATCCGCTTCGTCACCGAGCAGCTGAACGGAACAGCCGATTGGAACGACGCGGCGCGGACGGTGCGCGTGCGGAGGCGGCTCGCTCCCTGA
- a CDS encoding CHRD domain-containing protein, whose product MTVYRALLLGRNEVPPVATPAFGTAVFHYDEANRRIRFRLEVQNISRMTQAHIHLGRPGRNGPVVAFLFGPSAFGISTGRGVVRGTLTARNLVGPLQGRTIRDLVRELNNGNAYVNVHTVQRPNGEIRGQIRRSVIR is encoded by the coding sequence ATGACCGTATATCGAGCGCTCCTGCTCGGCCGCAACGAGGTGCCTCCGGTCGCGACGCCGGCCTTTGGCACCGCCGTCTTCCATTACGATGAGGCCAACCGGCGCATTCGCTTCCGTCTCGAAGTGCAGAACATCTCCCGCATGACGCAAGCGCATATCCATCTGGGTCGCCCCGGTCGGAACGGACCGGTCGTCGCCTTCTTGTTCGGCCCGTCCGCGTTCGGCATCTCGACCGGCCGCGGCGTCGTCCGCGGAACGCTGACGGCCCGCAATCTCGTCGGACCGCTGCAAGGACGGACGATCCGCGACCTCGTGCGCGAGCTGAACAACGGCAACGCGTACGTGAACGTGCACACCGTGCAGCGGCCCAACGGCGAAATTCGCGGCCAAATCCGCCGCTCCGTCATCCGCTGA
- a CDS encoding sensor domain-containing diguanylate cyclase translates to MDSLVSQALDRTNVGVMIVDREMNIVVWNRWLERYTGRKRDEVVGLSLPSVCPKFQTKAYADIVVNALYHGQSRFCSGTLHKAFVLPKDAPDDHVSRQNMHVEPLYEADASYALIQITDMTNMYDRVYKLKNLIREMEVEFNEMRNAERVNRHLALHDSLTELPNRLYFNDRLAWAISYAQRNGDKLAVMFLDLDGFKEINDAFGHEYGDKVLRETAQRFKGCIRSSDTIARLGGDEFIVVLSQLKGERDAAVIAQKFVKALERPFEVDGACVRLSVSIGISLYPRDGGEPAELVRKADMAMYKVKGTGKNAFGYAAE, encoded by the coding sequence GTGGATAGTTTGGTTTCCCAAGCGTTGGACCGAACGAATGTCGGGGTTATGATCGTAGATCGCGAAATGAACATCGTCGTTTGGAATCGATGGCTGGAGCGGTATACGGGGAGGAAAAGGGACGAAGTCGTCGGGCTGAGCCTGCCTTCGGTATGTCCAAAATTCCAAACGAAAGCGTACGCGGATATCGTGGTCAACGCGCTGTATCACGGGCAAAGCCGCTTTTGCTCCGGCACGCTCCACAAGGCGTTCGTCCTGCCGAAGGACGCGCCGGACGACCACGTCAGCAGGCAGAACATGCACGTCGAACCGCTGTACGAAGCCGACGCGAGCTATGCGCTGATTCAAATTACGGATATGACGAACATGTACGACCGGGTGTACAAGCTGAAGAATTTGATCCGGGAGATGGAAGTCGAGTTCAACGAAATGCGGAACGCCGAGCGGGTGAACCGCCATCTCGCTCTTCACGACTCGCTGACGGAGCTGCCGAACCGGCTGTATTTCAACGACAGGCTCGCTTGGGCGATCAGCTACGCGCAGCGGAACGGGGACAAACTGGCGGTCATGTTCCTCGACCTGGACGGATTCAAAGAAATTAACGACGCGTTCGGACACGAGTACGGGGACAAGGTGCTGAGGGAAACGGCGCAGCGGTTCAAGGGGTGCATCCGCAGCAGCGACACGATCGCCCGGCTGGGCGGAGACGAGTTTATCGTTGTGCTGAGCCAGCTGAAGGGGGAGCGGGATGCGGCGGTCATCGCGCAGAAGTTCGTGAAGGCGCTGGAACGGCCATTCGAGGTCGACGGCGCGTGCGTGCGCCTCTCGGTCAGCATCGGCATCAGCTTGTACCCTCGGGACGGCGGGGAGCCCGCGGAGCTGGTGCGCAAAGCGGACATGGCCATGTACAAGGTGAAAGGGACCGGCAAGAACGCGTTCGGGTACGCGGCGGAATGA
- a CDS encoding chemotaxis protein CheC, producing MLNELQKDVLTELVNVYVGQAAHMLSEMVQQRIVLNIPEVELLSLADMNPSDQRFKVFFSEGHVISSSLKFGREFSGKASLLFPAHQAKLLVSVCLGEVAEEADEESIRLMDTDLDVLKEISNVILNAIVGEFGNFLGLKLEYTLPDIELVFVSTADQSAIMQNELYVLILHTSFSLAETKVKGVIIIALSMNSIATLLSKIDAVLEDHRG from the coding sequence ATGCTGAATGAGCTGCAGAAGGATGTTCTGACCGAGCTGGTGAACGTCTACGTCGGCCAAGCCGCCCACATGCTGTCGGAGATGGTCCAGCAGCGTATCGTGCTGAACATTCCGGAGGTCGAGCTGCTGTCGCTCGCGGACATGAACCCTTCCGATCAGCGGTTTAAGGTGTTTTTCAGCGAAGGGCACGTCATCAGCTCGTCGCTGAAGTTCGGCCGCGAGTTCAGCGGGAAAGCTTCGCTGCTGTTTCCCGCGCATCAGGCGAAGCTGCTCGTGAGCGTTTGCCTCGGCGAAGTGGCGGAAGAAGCGGACGAGGAATCGATCCGTCTGATGGATACCGATTTGGATGTGCTCAAAGAAATCAGCAACGTGATTTTGAACGCGATCGTCGGGGAATTCGGGAACTTCCTTGGGTTGAAGCTGGAATATACGCTGCCCGACATCGAGCTCGTCTTCGTCTCGACCGCGGACCAGAGCGCCATTATGCAAAACGAGCTGTATGTGCTTATCTTGCACACGTCGTTCTCGCTGGCCGAAACGAAGGTGAAAGGGGTTATCATTATCGCGCTGAGCATGAACTCTATCGCGACGCTGCTCAGCAAAATCGATGCCGTACTGGAGGACCACCGTGGATAG
- a CDS encoding response regulator — MKILIVEDSMFVQNMTRRVVTDHYPDVEVIVASNGETGYRLYEEHRPDLILTDLLMPGLSGQELLQKIRETDADTKVIVISADVQKATRDEIEQLGIQGFVNKPVTGEKAELLVRLIAEARHAE, encoded by the coding sequence ATGAAAATACTGATCGTGGAAGATTCGATGTTCGTTCAAAATATGACGCGCCGGGTCGTTACAGATCATTATCCCGACGTAGAGGTCATTGTCGCGAGCAATGGGGAGACCGGCTACCGGCTGTACGAGGAACATCGTCCGGATCTCATTCTGACGGATTTATTGATGCCCGGCTTGAGCGGACAAGAGCTGCTGCAGAAAATCCGGGAGACCGACGCCGATACGAAGGTGATCGTTATCTCGGCCGACGTGCAGAAGGCGACGCGCGACGAGATCGAACAGCTCGGCATCCAAGGCTTCGTCAACAAGCCGGTGACGGGGGAGAAGGCGGAGCTGCTCGTTCGGCTCATCGCGGAGGCGCGTCATGCTGAATGA